A single Anatilimnocola floriformis DNA region contains:
- a CDS encoding beta-ketoacyl-[acyl-carrier-protein] synthase family protein yields MTAPRVWITGVGLTTSLGSDRETFSDNLLAGRSPVQIVVDRVGDHEFRSPGCLLPPIPVPAGWTESDFRKLLPGEQAALWSCSSALADAGWLNRDDVRIGIVLGCGGEWVNHWENDCAVGGNDLYESRETESIVSLTRARLGLRGPSSTVAAACASGNYALAVARNWIQQGLVDVCVAGAVEVVTPICRATFHNLRALSRNVDNFQRASRPFDKERHGFVMAEGAVAHVLESEHVARRRGANVLAEVAGFGASSDAFHMIIPSKDPQPAMTAMRGALVDAQITPDQVSYVNAHAPGTSVGDDAEARALMGVFGAHTASTPVSSTKSITGHLLSAAASLEALASITAIQRQALPPTINLDDPEHELCHIRNQSQAADVRVVMSNSFGFGGSNTSLVLRKVA; encoded by the coding sequence ATGACTGCACCTCGCGTTTGGATTACTGGCGTTGGCCTGACGACGTCTTTGGGCTCGGATCGCGAGACCTTCAGCGACAACTTGCTGGCCGGGCGCTCGCCGGTGCAGATCGTGGTCGACCGTGTCGGCGATCACGAGTTTCGCTCGCCCGGCTGCTTGTTGCCGCCGATCCCCGTGCCGGCAGGCTGGACGGAGAGCGACTTCCGCAAATTGTTGCCCGGAGAACAAGCCGCGCTCTGGAGTTGTTCGTCGGCGCTCGCCGATGCAGGTTGGTTGAATCGCGACGACGTGCGAATTGGAATCGTGCTTGGTTGCGGCGGCGAATGGGTGAATCACTGGGAGAACGACTGCGCTGTCGGCGGTAATGATCTCTACGAATCGCGCGAGACAGAATCGATCGTCAGTTTGACCCGGGCTCGGCTCGGACTGCGTGGTCCCAGCAGCACTGTCGCGGCTGCCTGTGCCAGCGGCAACTATGCGCTCGCCGTGGCCCGCAATTGGATTCAGCAGGGCTTGGTCGATGTCTGTGTGGCCGGGGCGGTGGAAGTCGTCACGCCGATCTGCCGCGCGACGTTTCATAACCTGCGGGCGCTGTCGCGCAACGTGGACAACTTTCAGCGAGCCTCGCGGCCGTTCGATAAGGAACGCCATGGCTTTGTGATGGCCGAGGGAGCCGTCGCGCACGTCTTGGAATCGGAGCATGTAGCCCGCCGTCGCGGCGCCAACGTGCTCGCTGAAGTGGCTGGCTTTGGGGCGTCGAGCGATGCCTTTCACATGATTATTCCCAGCAAGGATCCACAGCCCGCGATGACCGCAATGCGGGGCGCGCTGGTCGATGCTCAGATCACGCCCGACCAGGTCAGCTACGTGAACGCGCACGCCCCGGGCACCTCGGTTGGCGACGACGCCGAGGCTCGAGCCCTGATGGGCGTCTTCGGCGCGCACACGGCATCGACCCCGGTTAGCTCGACCAAGAGCATCACCGGCCATCTGCTGAGTGCGGCTGCTTCGCTCGAGGCCCTTGCTAGCATTACCGCCATCCAGCGGCAGGCTCTTCCCCCGACCATCAATTTGGACGACCCGGAGCACGAGCTCTGCCATATCCGCAACCAGAGCCAGGCGGCAGATGTGCGGGTTGTGATGTCAAATTCGTTCGGTTTTGGGGGTAGTAACACGAGTTTGGTGCTGCGGAAGGTGGCTTAG
- a CDS encoding beta-ketoacyl synthase N-terminal-like domain-containing protein, giving the protein MTFGSAIQVMGWGYARMQLAEFAGLRRSLPAWAVEGTPGHFFKHADEQSMLAAQAVDDAIQRHGFDPKSLAKFGVLAAPRFLGRAAGEAVIRRYRRDGAQGVTPHIISQHSLHSVSGAISVLLGCQGPNVGVGGGPHVLDDAFVTLLTMFGQLDIPGVLLVGTGWDPEPIIDQTGNCTNEPECFAFALIAQPAGQERCGSLQLRTESSAATTHPEITTPQLVRQLQAADVKRQPLQLTWNLNWGAAIEVELAQPAQSLVRAA; this is encoded by the coding sequence ATGACTTTCGGCTCGGCTATTCAAGTGATGGGCTGGGGTTACGCGCGAATGCAACTGGCGGAATTCGCCGGACTGCGGCGTTCGCTGCCGGCATGGGCTGTGGAAGGCACACCTGGCCACTTCTTCAAGCACGCCGATGAGCAGTCGATGCTCGCGGCGCAGGCCGTCGATGACGCAATCCAGCGGCATGGGTTCGATCCGAAGTCGTTGGCGAAGTTTGGTGTGCTCGCGGCTCCCCGTTTTCTCGGCCGAGCGGCCGGCGAAGCGGTCATTCGCCGCTACCGCCGCGATGGCGCGCAGGGAGTCACGCCGCACATCATCTCGCAGCACTCGCTGCACAGCGTATCGGGTGCCATCAGCGTGCTGCTCGGCTGCCAAGGCCCGAACGTGGGCGTCGGCGGCGGGCCTCATGTGCTAGACGATGCGTTCGTCACGCTGCTCACCATGTTTGGCCAGTTGGATATCCCCGGCGTGTTGCTGGTCGGCACCGGTTGGGATCCCGAACCGATTATCGATCAGACGGGCAATTGCACGAACGAGCCAGAGTGTTTTGCCTTTGCCCTCATTGCTCAGCCTGCGGGTCAGGAAAGGTGTGGTTCATTGCAACTGCGCACGGAATCGAGCGCCGCAACGACTCATCCAGAAATCACCACGCCGCAACTCGTTCGCCAACTGCAAGCGGCCGACGTCAAGCGACAGCCACTGCAGCTGACTTGGAACTTGAATTGGGGCGCAGCGATCGAGGTGGAATTGGCGCAGCCGGCGCAGTCGTTGGTTCGGGCGGCATAG
- a CDS encoding acyl carrier protein: MDRQAIRASLLELLQLETFESVDHVTDATNLRTGLKIDSVDLLSMALHAERKFGIAIGSDEFEGVKTFGDLLNLLQAKIAARPKTKAA; the protein is encoded by the coding sequence ATGGATCGTCAGGCCATTCGCGCGAGCTTGCTGGAACTGCTGCAACTCGAAACGTTTGAATCAGTAGATCACGTCACCGACGCCACCAATTTACGCACCGGCTTGAAGATTGATTCGGTCGACTTGCTCAGCATGGCGCTGCACGCCGAACGCAAATTCGGCATCGCGATTGGCTCCGATGAATTCGAAGGCGTGAAGACCTTCGGCGACCTGCTCAATCTCTTGCAAGCCAAGATCGCCGCCCGGCCGAAGACCAAGGCCGCCTGA
- a CDS encoding lysophospholipid acyltransferase family protein, protein MKLRNRWLIKFLSAGVAALVWCWLRTMRFSRFSVDGRHHPSNPASEQYLYALWHEAHLGPLCDPGQCKVLISQHADGEWIAQVCQWLGLGVIRGSTTRGGCQAVHSMIQECGSNNNIVVTPDGPRGPRRQMQSGAVWVSSTTGIPVVLLGIGYSRAWRANSWDRFAVPVPGSHICAVASAPVCIPPDLDRAGLEHWRLHLEAELERVSGLAEEWAARVRVQGRNAAPPEMPAQPAANKKAA, encoded by the coding sequence ATGAAACTTCGTAATCGTTGGCTAATCAAATTCCTCTCTGCCGGAGTCGCGGCGCTGGTTTGGTGCTGGCTGCGGACGATGCGTTTTTCCCGGTTCAGTGTCGACGGCCGTCACCATCCCTCGAATCCTGCCAGCGAGCAGTACTTGTATGCGCTGTGGCATGAGGCGCATCTCGGGCCGCTGTGCGATCCGGGGCAATGCAAGGTTCTCATTAGTCAGCATGCCGACGGCGAGTGGATTGCGCAGGTCTGTCAGTGGCTGGGGCTGGGAGTCATTCGCGGTTCCACCACGCGTGGCGGTTGCCAGGCAGTGCATTCGATGATTCAGGAGTGCGGCTCGAACAACAACATCGTCGTCACGCCCGATGGCCCGCGCGGCCCTCGTCGGCAGATGCAATCGGGCGCGGTCTGGGTCTCTTCGACCACGGGCATTCCCGTTGTGCTCTTGGGCATTGGTTACTCGCGCGCCTGGCGGGCCAATAGTTGGGATCGCTTTGCGGTGCCGGTTCCCGGCAGTCACATCTGCGCGGTTGCCAGCGCACCGGTTTGCATTCCGCCTGATCTCGATCGCGCCGGCTTGGAACACTGGCGGCTGCACTTGGAAGCGGAACTGGAACGCGTGAGCGGACTGGCCGAGGAGTGGGCCGCCCGCGTTCGCGTGCAAGGCAGAAATGCCGCTCCACCGGAAATGCCAGCACAGCCAGCAGCGAACAAGAAGGCCGCCTGA
- the rpoC gene encoding DNA-directed RNA polymerase subunit beta', with protein sequence MSNASIGDTNYDRINDYASVKISLARPHDIRSWSFGEVKKPETINYRTYRPEKDGLFCERIFGPEKDWECACGKYRGMKYKGMICDRCGVKVTHSRVRRKRMGHIELAAPVVHIWFFKAMPSRLGNLLDMKTSSLEKVIYFQDYVVVNPGSTNLEREQLLTEEEYRDARAQYGEGSFEADMGAEAVRKLLGGLNLVELSDTLRKNLFETNSKQKKKDLINRLKIVESIRDSENRPEWMVLDVVPVIPPDLRPLVLLDSGNFATSDLNDLYRRIINRNNRLRKLVDLNAPEVIIRNEKRMLQQSVDALFDNNRCKRPVLGSSNRPLKSLTDMIKGKQGRFRENLLGKRVDYSARSVIVVGPRLRLHQCGLPKKIALELYQPFIIRKLKELGHADTIKSAKKMLERKDEEVWDILESAIQNHPVMLNRAPTLHRMGIMAFEPVLVEGNAIHLHPLVCKGFNADFDGDQMAVHLPLSIEAQVEAHTLLLSPHNIFAPSNGRPIMSPSQDMVMGCYYVTVELPGLKGEGMTFASAGEAEMAFAMGKIHLHAKVKVRLPKWQKLKTEGDEKHKSGAIINTTYGRMVFNNILPKGMDFYNKAMKGSDLASCISDCYQALGRKPTIQLLDDMMQLGFREATRSGLSFGTDDLVTPDTKVNHISDAEKKVMRFKKLYERGVITEKERYNQVLDTWTHAREAITSEMREAMRTDDRGGHGYVNPVYLMADSGARGGIEQIRQLAGMRGLMAKPTGEIIETPIKSNFREGLTVLEYFSSTHGARKGLADTALKTADSGYLTRKLADVAQNVVVTTYDCKTTQGITKGTIYRGEKVEVKLSAAIHGRVSRQSIVNPITDEAVVKENELITPEVAKRIEDMGLEKIQVRSSMTCEAPLGVCRLCYGMDLATGSMVEEGMAVGIIAAQSIGEPGTQLTMRTFHIGGTHTGQVEEHETKSKREGIVKLTRIRSAKNEEGQDVVLTRNGEITLLDPKGRELEKYDVPNGAILKVAENEAVKVGQVLLEWDPHSIPILAEVAGKVRYEDVIEGETLRVEKDTSGNMRRMIMDHKGELHPQIVIEDAEGKPVEVYYLPERAHIVVEEGKIVKAGSVLGKTPREATGIADITGGLPRVTEIFEARKPKDPAVMAEVDGIVEILQEKRRGKRTIIVRSESGIEREHLVPHGKRFLVHAGDHVKAGQALVDGPLVPHDILRISGEEALQQYLLHEIQGVYRSQRVEINDKHIEIIVARMLRKVRIETSGDTSLLPGLVMDRFDFRSVNTNLSKCLKISDKGDSEYADGSIVPKEAIEQTNTGIESLHGKAAKGVKPKSATASTQLLGITKAAVQSSSFISAASFQETTKVLTEAALAGKVDHLVGLKENVILGHLIPAGTGFRQFQDSEVRYRPEALTAMSLEKDKVLESAFPLLAQGDGNGNSGAQAPGTKPAPSNALESLLGGGKE encoded by the coding sequence TCCATCGGCGACACCAATTACGACCGCATTAATGACTACGCTTCGGTCAAGATCAGCCTGGCCCGGCCGCACGATATCCGTAGCTGGTCCTTCGGCGAAGTGAAGAAGCCGGAAACGATCAACTACCGCACGTATCGTCCCGAAAAGGACGGCTTGTTCTGCGAACGCATCTTCGGACCTGAAAAGGACTGGGAATGCGCCTGCGGCAAGTACCGCGGCATGAAGTACAAGGGGATGATCTGCGATCGCTGCGGCGTGAAAGTCACGCACAGCCGCGTCCGCCGCAAGCGGATGGGTCACATCGAACTGGCCGCGCCGGTCGTGCACATCTGGTTCTTCAAAGCCATGCCGAGCCGCCTCGGCAACCTGCTGGATATGAAGACCAGCAGCTTGGAAAAGGTGATCTACTTCCAGGACTACGTGGTTGTGAATCCGGGTTCGACCAACCTGGAACGCGAACAACTGCTGACCGAAGAAGAATATCGCGACGCCCGCGCTCAGTACGGCGAAGGTTCGTTCGAAGCCGACATGGGCGCCGAAGCGGTGCGCAAGCTCCTCGGTGGTCTGAACCTGGTCGAGCTGTCGGACACGCTCCGTAAGAATCTGTTCGAAACCAACTCGAAGCAGAAGAAGAAAGACCTCATCAATCGGCTGAAGATCGTCGAATCGATCCGCGACAGCGAAAACCGTCCCGAGTGGATGGTGCTCGACGTCGTGCCGGTCATTCCGCCGGATCTGCGTCCGCTGGTGCTCCTCGACAGCGGCAACTTTGCGACGAGCGATCTCAACGATCTGTATCGCCGCATCATCAACCGCAACAACCGCCTGCGGAAGCTGGTCGATCTGAACGCGCCGGAAGTCATCATTCGCAACGAAAAGCGGATGCTGCAACAATCGGTCGACGCTCTGTTCGACAACAACCGCTGCAAGCGGCCGGTGCTCGGTTCGAGCAATCGCCCTCTCAAGTCCCTCACGGACATGATCAAGGGTAAGCAAGGTCGTTTCCGCGAAAACCTGCTCGGTAAGCGCGTCGATTACTCGGCCCGCTCCGTCATCGTGGTCGGTCCGCGTCTTCGCCTGCATCAGTGCGGTCTGCCGAAGAAGATCGCCCTCGAACTCTATCAGCCGTTCATCATTCGCAAGCTCAAGGAACTCGGCCACGCCGATACCATCAAGAGCGCGAAGAAGATGCTCGAACGGAAGGACGAGGAAGTTTGGGATATCCTCGAATCGGCCATTCAGAATCACCCGGTGATGCTGAATCGTGCTCCCACGCTCCACCGCATGGGTATTATGGCCTTCGAACCGGTGCTGGTCGAAGGTAACGCCATCCACCTGCATCCGCTGGTGTGCAAAGGTTTCAATGCCGACTTCGACGGCGATCAAATGGCGGTGCACTTGCCGCTGTCGATCGAAGCCCAGGTCGAAGCTCACACGCTGTTGTTGTCGCCGCACAACATCTTTGCCCCGAGCAACGGCCGCCCGATCATGAGCCCTTCGCAGGACATGGTTATGGGTTGCTACTACGTAACTGTCGAACTTCCCGGCTTAAAGGGTGAAGGCATGACCTTCGCTTCGGCCGGCGAAGCCGAAATGGCTTTCGCGATGGGCAAGATCCACCTGCACGCCAAGGTGAAGGTGCGCTTGCCGAAGTGGCAAAAGCTGAAGACCGAAGGTGATGAAAAGCACAAGTCAGGCGCCATCATCAATACCACCTACGGCCGCATGGTGTTCAACAACATCCTGCCCAAGGGGATGGACTTCTACAACAAGGCGATGAAGGGTTCGGACCTGGCGAGCTGCATCAGCGACTGCTACCAAGCACTCGGCCGCAAGCCGACGATCCAGCTGCTCGACGACATGATGCAGCTCGGCTTCCGCGAAGCGACTCGCAGCGGTCTATCGTTCGGCACCGACGATCTGGTGACACCTGATACCAAGGTCAACCACATCAGCGACGCCGAAAAGAAGGTCATGCGGTTCAAGAAGCTGTATGAACGTGGCGTGATCACGGAAAAAGAACGCTACAACCAGGTGCTCGACACCTGGACGCACGCTCGCGAAGCGATCACGAGCGAAATGCGTGAAGCGATGCGTACCGACGACCGCGGCGGTCACGGTTACGTTAACCCGGTGTACTTGATGGCGGACTCGGGTGCCCGAGGTGGTATCGAACAAATCCGTCAGCTAGCCGGCATGCGTGGTCTTATGGCCAAGCCGACCGGTGAAATTATCGAAACGCCGATCAAGTCGAACTTCCGCGAAGGTTTGACGGTGCTCGAGTACTTCAGCTCGACGCACGGTGCCCGCAAGGGTCTCGCCGATACGGCCCTCAAGACGGCCGACTCGGGTTACCTCACGCGTAAGCTGGCCGACGTCGCGCAGAACGTGGTCGTCACGACCTACGACTGCAAGACGACCCAGGGCATTACCAAGGGGACGATCTATCGCGGCGAAAAGGTGGAAGTGAAGCTGTCCGCAGCCATTCATGGTCGCGTCAGCCGCCAGAGCATCGTCAATCCGATCACCGACGAAGCCGTGGTGAAGGAAAACGAGCTCATCACTCCCGAAGTCGCCAAGCGGATCGAAGACATGGGCTTGGAGAAGATCCAAGTTCGCAGCTCGATGACCTGCGAAGCTCCGCTCGGCGTGTGCCGGCTGTGCTACGGCATGGATCTCGCGACCGGTTCGATGGTCGAAGAAGGCATGGCCGTCGGTATCATCGCCGCTCAGTCGATCGGCGAACCTGGTACTCAGCTGACCATGCGTACGTTCCACATCGGTGGTACGCACACCGGTCAAGTCGAAGAGCACGAAACCAAGTCGAAGCGCGAAGGTATCGTCAAGCTGACCCGCATTCGTTCGGCGAAGAACGAAGAAGGTCAGGACGTGGTCCTCACTCGTAACGGCGAAATCACGCTGCTCGATCCGAAGGGCCGCGAACTCGAGAAGTACGACGTGCCGAACGGTGCCATCCTCAAGGTGGCCGAAAACGAGGCGGTCAAGGTAGGTCAGGTACTGCTCGAATGGGATCCGCACTCGATTCCGATTCTCGCCGAAGTCGCGGGCAAGGTCCGCTACGAAGACGTGATCGAAGGCGAAACGCTGCGTGTCGAAAAGGACACAAGCGGCAACATGCGGCGGATGATCATGGATCACAAGGGTGAGCTCCACCCGCAGATCGTGATCGAAGATGCCGAAGGCAAGCCGGTCGAAGTTTACTACCTGCCGGAACGAGCCCACATCGTGGTCGAAGAAGGCAAGATCGTGAAAGCCGGCTCGGTCCTCGGTAAGACGCCTCGCGAAGCCACGGGCATCGCCGACATCACCGGTGGTTTGCCGCGGGTTACGGAAATCTTCGAAGCTCGCAAGCCGAAGGATCCAGCCGTTATGGCCGAGGTCGATGGCATTGTCGAAATCCTGCAAGAGAAGCGGCGTGGCAAGCGGACGATCATCGTCCGCAGCGAAAGCGGCATCGAACGCGAACACCTCGTGCCACACGGCAAGCGGTTCCTCGTGCATGCCGGCGACCATGTGAAGGCCGGCCAGGCCCTCGTCGATGGTCCGCTCGTGCCGCACGACATCCTCCGGATTTCGGGCGAAGAAGCCCTGCAGCAATACCTGCTGCACGAAATTCAGGGTGTGTATCGCAGCCAACGCGTGGAAATCAACGACAAGCACATCGAAATCATCGTGGCTCGCATGCTGCGTAAGGTCCGCATCGAAACCTCGGGCGACACCAGCTTGTTGCCGGGCCTCGTGATGGACCGCTTCGATTTCCGCTCGGTCAACACGAACCTGTCGAAGTGCCTCAAGATCTCCGACAAGGGAGATTCGGAGTACGCCGATGGTTCGATCGTGCCGAAGGAAGCCATCGAACAGACCAACACGGGCATCGAGTCGCTGCATGGCAAGGCAGCCAAGGGCGTGAAGCCGAAGAGCGCGACTGCGAGCACGCAGTTGCTCGGCATCACCAAGGCAGCCGTGCAAAGCAGCAGCTTTATCTCGGCTGCGAGCTTCCAAGAAACCACGAAGGTTCTCACCGAAGCGGCTCTGGCCGGCAAGGTCGACCATCTCGTGGGCCTCAAGGAAAACGTGATCCTCGGTCACTTGATTCCTGCTGGTACTGGCTTCCGTCAGTTCCAGGACTCGGAAGTTCGTTACCGTCCGGAAGCCCTCACTGCCATGTCGCTCGAGAAGGACAAGGTGCTCGAATCGGCCTTCCCGCTGCTCGCCCAAGGCGACGGCAATGGCAACAGTGGAGCACAGGCCCCTGGCACCAAGCCGGCCCCGAGCAACGCCCTGGAATCGCTCCTCGGCGGTGGCAAGGAATAA